In Roseofilum reptotaenium CS-1145, the DNA window CCGGGTATTGGGGTTCCGGCTGTTGCCGCTTCCGGGATTTTATGCGCGAATACCCTGGTTCCTGCCCCAATCGTTCTTGAAGTTCTCAAGAAGTATCAGTAAATTCACGTCTTTTGACCATAAATAATCTTTCTATACGTACCCCATCCGTATGGGGGGTGATACCCTTATCCCCATTTTTCTTTTCTCGTAAGATACTGATAGGCACGAGCGTATATAGTCTATGAAATCGTCGCGCTCAACAGTAGATCCTAATATATAAAAATCGGCATAAAAAACGAGGCAATATAGTAATGACTAGGATGTTGATGAGCCAAAACTACGCCCAGAAAGCCGAGCGCTGTGTGGAAAAAGGAAATTATGTAGAGGCGATCTCCCATTTTGACCGTGCCCTCATTTTCGATCCACAAAACATAGACCTTTGGATTCAGCGAGGGTGCGCTTGTACCCATCTCCATCACTATCAAAAAGCGCTATGGAGTTTTGAAGAAGCTCTCAGCCTCAATCCTCAAGATTCCACTCTACAACTGTTTCGGGGCGTGTGTTTACATCATTTGCAACAATACAATCAAGCTTATCAAAGTTATAACAAAGCTCTAGGCAAACAAGCCAATAACCCCTTAACTTGGATGCGCCAAAAAATGCATCACTTCTTAGACATTTGGGGCGATCAAATCTCCATTTTTTCATAAATTCTCTGTTAATTGATATCACCCTTGCAAGGAAACGCTTTTAACTAGAATTATTTAATGATTCATTAATTCGGTCAAACAGGCTAATTTATAGAGGATCCTGGCTCCCACATTGCCATCCCACTGGTCTGCTGGTTCACCTGGAGCAACTTCGCAGATATCAAACCCAATGATTGTTTTACCAGCTCGAACGAGCGATCGCATCAAATATAGGCTCTCATTAAACTCTAATCCTCCGGGTACAGGCGTACCAGTATGGGGACAATAGGAGGGGTTTAAGCCGTCAATATCAAAGCTAATATAAACCCGATCAGGTAAATGGGAGATAATTTCCTGGCATTGGGTCGCCCAATTTATCCCTTCATAGGTGTTGTGTTTAAGCTGCCAATCATCAAACATAACGATGCGTCGATCGCCCTTTACCCTGTCTATTTCTGCCTCACAAACATCCCGAATTCCCACCTGAACCAAGCGACTGATCTGGGGAATCTTGAGGGCATTATCCATAATTGATGCATGGGAATAAGTAAATCCCTCGTAGGCGGGACGCAGATCGGCATGAGCATCAATCTGCAAAATGCCATAATTTTCGTATTGCTGACCCAGAGATTGCATTAATCCCAGGGGTACACTATGATCGCCTCCGACAATGGCGACGAGCTTCCCTTGCTCTAGATAGTTCTTGCTTTGAGTATAAACCCATGCATTAACATCTGCACACGCTTGATTGACCTTTGCTAAAGATGAAGCGATCGCCGGATCGTCCACTGCTCCACCTCTTTCCAGATGGGCAATAACTTGCTTGGCGATCGCCCTCATCCGACCATTTTCGGCTAAAATTGCTGCATCAATCCCTAGAGTCGCCAACGGAATTTTCCAGGCATTAGGCACATCAAAATCATACCAATCCAACTGTACTGAAGCCTCTAAAATTGCTTGTGGTCCCTGAGCAGCTCCTTCTCCATAGGAAGTCGTCACATCCCAAGGAACTGGTAAAAACACCAGTTTCGCATCCTCAACCGAATAGGGTAAACCAAAAAAACAACCATTCGGCACACTCATTCCATTCGGATCGCAATGTTCTTGAGTCACTACTGTAGCTTAACCTCTTTAATACTAATTGTTATAGCAGAGAAGGAGTGGGTTAGGACAGTTAATAGGCAATAGGGAATAGGGAATAGGCAATGAAGGAATAGGGAATAGGGAATAGGGAATAGCTAGAACAGCTAAAAGCTCGATCAAGTCTGTTTTTTGTTCATCCTATCTCGCTATCACAGCGCAAAGCGAGCTATCGTATTAACTTCTGAGAAATTAACCGAAAAACAGACATAATCAACCCTAAACCAGCCCCCACACAAACCGGAATAATTAAAATCACATCTAAGGCATGAGTTCCTCGCACTGGAGGAACAAACAATAAAATCCCCCAAGAAATCACCGCCAGAATTGCTAAGTCCATCCGTTCAATCCACCGGCGAAATTGAGCATAAACTAACCCCCCCATCAGCGCCCCCCAAATCCCCATACTGATCCCATTAACTCCTAGTAGATTAGTTAAACCTAATGCTAAAACCACCGATTCAAACCCTGTAAATACCGAAATACCCAACAATTCTGGGGTAGAAAAAACCGGAGTCTTCAGCACCTGTTGAGCGGGAGTCACAGCAGAAGCCACTGTACCAGAAGCAGCCGGAGACTGAAGGGTAGTCGAGGGACTCATTGATTGAATAGACTGGGAACGCAAGAGGGCTAAGACCTCATTGGCACTAGCAAACCGTTGATAGGGAGATAGGGCCAGCATTTTATCTAAAGCCGAGGCTAAAGGTTCTGATAACTCAATTTCCGATCGCCAGTTCCAACGATTATTATAAGAATCATATAAATCCTGAGACTCCTTTTGGGTTAATAAAATTAAGCAAGTCACCGCCAGAGCATACAAATCTGTAGACGGATAAACCTGACCTCCCGCCATTTGTTCCGGAGGCGCAAACCCTTGGGAATAGATTTCTGTCGATCGACCTCCTGACCCTTGACTAATTTGCTTCACTGCACCAAAATCGAGCAATACCAATCGCCCCTTTTTATCCCGCATAATATTAGACGGTTTAATATCTCGGTGAATAGTATGGCGGTCGTGAATAAATTGTAATACGGGCAAAATTTGGCGCAATAGAGTCAGAATATCCTCTTCTGAAAACGGCCCAGTATACTCCAATTCTTCCTCTAAATTTTGACCATCAATCCATTCTTGAACGAGATAAAAAAATTGGTTCTCTTCCCCTTGAGCTGATGACGGAACCAAGAGCGGGAAAAATGCATAAAGCCGAGGAATTTGAGGATGTTCATTGCCCAATTCCTCCAGCACTAAAGCCTCTTGCTCAAAATGTTGTTGGGCGATCGCCAATTGTTGCTCGGACAACTGACCGGCTGGTTGAAACTGTTTAACCACGCAAGAGCGCAGAGTCGGCGTATAGCGATCCACCGCCAAATAAGCTGCACCAAACCCCCCTTGACCCAATAACCGTTGGGGTAAATACCGGCCAGCCAAAATTAAAGGCATTCCACAGCAAGTACAAAATTTCTGGGAAGTCGTTTTCAAGTGTTCCGGACTATCGAGTTCAGGAACCGGGTTGATAGGACGCTGACATTTTGGGCGCGTGCAATGAATATCCATAGGCCAGACGGCAAACCTCGATCACTCCAATCATAGACCCCAGTTAATCC includes these proteins:
- a CDS encoding tetratricopeptide repeat protein; protein product: MSQNYAQKAERCVEKGNYVEAISHFDRALIFDPQNIDLWIQRGCACTHLHHYQKALWSFEEALSLNPQDSTLQLFRGVCLHHLQQYNQAYQSYNKALGKQANNPLTWMRQKMHHFLDIWGDQISIFS
- a CDS encoding agmatinase family protein, which codes for MTQEHCDPNGMSVPNGCFFGLPYSVEDAKLVFLPVPWDVTTSYGEGAAQGPQAILEASVQLDWYDFDVPNAWKIPLATLGIDAAILAENGRMRAIAKQVIAHLERGGAVDDPAIASSLAKVNQACADVNAWVYTQSKNYLEQGKLVAIVGGDHSVPLGLMQSLGQQYENYGILQIDAHADLRPAYEGFTYSHASIMDNALKIPQISRLVQVGIRDVCEAEIDRVKGDRRIVMFDDWQLKHNTYEGINWATQCQEIISHLPDRVYISFDIDGLNPSYCPHTGTPVPGGLEFNESLYLMRSLVRAGKTIIGFDICEVAPGEPADQWDGNVGARILYKLACLTELMNH
- a CDS encoding serine/threonine-protein kinase, with translation MDIHCTRPKCQRPINPVPELDSPEHLKTTSQKFCTCCGMPLILAGRYLPQRLLGQGGFGAAYLAVDRYTPTLRSCVVKQFQPAGQLSEQQLAIAQQHFEQEALVLEELGNEHPQIPRLYAFFPLLVPSSAQGEENQFFYLVQEWIDGQNLEEELEYTGPFSEEDILTLLRQILPVLQFIHDRHTIHRDIKPSNIMRDKKGRLVLLDFGAVKQISQGSGGRSTEIYSQGFAPPEQMAGGQVYPSTDLYALAVTCLILLTQKESQDLYDSYNNRWNWRSEIELSEPLASALDKMLALSPYQRFASANEVLALLRSQSIQSMSPSTTLQSPAASGTVASAVTPAQQVLKTPVFSTPELLGISVFTGFESVVLALGLTNLLGVNGISMGIWGALMGGLVYAQFRRWIERMDLAILAVISWGILLFVPPVRGTHALDVILIIPVCVGAGLGLIMSVFRLISQKLIR